A single Pseudomonas sp. MM223 DNA region contains:
- the rssB_1 gene encoding Regulator of RpoS (*Name rssB_1), with protein sequence MSAANPTAPNVLIVEGDPWVRDMLGEMLLSVRCDARLHVCADGSQALNLLANKPDLIIAARELAGVDGLDLLRKVRAKGPGLPFILMSNRSDSASVRETLPLHPTAYLSKPLNLDNLRKRLEELLVAVGEEIACPVPALQAGASLPAYLEQRRATADGGPLLADVQVAIKRALNPQGLNLKVLEEEVRSDPQVTAVLIAAANSAALHREAPVQTLLQALNKLGSTQSMNLILGMTLKRSARLSDPLLAQHAAGYWALSLHTAEYGRTLARMLELDEGRCYCAGLLHCLGDLAVLRCLQEWALAGGELDERKVQQSLDEFGAAFGSALRTRWRLPLALRELIAAIYQLGGGVYSREILAMNLAGQLARLPAEQGLEKVASGKTARLLKLGLSELNRLRKVENPEAKPALLADAPLKADEPVPLGQPDITEPPA encoded by the coding sequence CACCAAACGTACTGATTGTCGAGGGTGATCCCTGGGTACGTGACATGCTCGGCGAGATGCTGCTCAGCGTACGCTGTGATGCCCGGCTGCACGTATGCGCCGACGGCTCGCAGGCACTCAACCTGTTGGCCAACAAACCTGACCTGATCATCGCCGCCCGCGAGCTGGCCGGTGTCGATGGCCTTGACCTGCTGCGCAAGGTGCGCGCCAAAGGGCCGGGGTTGCCTTTTATCCTCATGAGCAACCGCAGCGACAGCGCCAGCGTGCGCGAAACATTGCCGCTGCACCCTACCGCCTACCTGAGCAAGCCGCTGAACCTGGATAACTTGCGCAAGCGCCTGGAAGAGCTGCTGGTGGCGGTTGGCGAGGAAATCGCCTGCCCGGTACCAGCCTTGCAGGCAGGTGCCAGCCTGCCCGCCTACCTGGAGCAGCGCCGCGCTACCGCCGATGGCGGGCCGCTGTTGGCCGATGTGCAGGTGGCGATCAAGCGGGCGCTCAACCCTCAGGGCCTGAACCTGAAGGTGCTCGAAGAGGAAGTGCGTAGCGACCCCCAGGTCACCGCCGTGCTGATTGCAGCTGCCAACAGCGCCGCGCTGCACCGCGAAGCGCCGGTGCAAACGTTGCTGCAGGCCTTGAACAAGCTTGGTAGCACCCAGAGCATGAACCTGATTCTGGGCATGACCCTCAAGCGCAGCGCACGGCTCAGTGACCCGTTGCTGGCGCAGCACGCAGCCGGTTACTGGGCCCTTTCGCTGCATACGGCCGAATATGGCCGTACCTTGGCGCGCATGCTTGAACTCGACGAAGGGCGCTGCTATTGCGCGGGCTTGCTGCATTGCCTGGGCGACCTGGCAGTGCTGCGCTGCCTGCAAGAGTGGGCACTGGCCGGGGGCGAACTGGATGAACGCAAGGTACAGCAATCGCTGGATGAGTTCGGTGCGGCGTTCGGCTCGGCGCTACGCACCCGCTGGCGCTTGCCGCTGGCATTGCGCGAGTTGATCGCGGCCATCTACCAGCTGGGCGGTGGCGTGTATTCGCGGGAGATCCTGGCCATGAACCTGGCCGGGCAGCTAGCGCGGCTGCCGGCCGAGCAGGGGCTGGAGAAGGTGGCCAGCGGCAAGACGGCACGCTTGCTCAAGCTAGGGTTGTCAGAGCTTAACCGGCTACGCAAGGTAGAAAACCCCGAAGCGAAACCAGCGCTGTTGGCCGACGCGCCCTTGAAAGCCGACGAACCGGTGCCCCTTGGGCAGCCCGACATCACTGAGCCGCCTGCTTGA
- the sfnC_1 gene encoding putative FMNH2-dependent monooxygenase SfnC (*Name sfnC_1), with translation MSSQPNTQFHSDLDSSPLLLPAKVLRNDAEALQAARELAEVAREQAARRDQQRKLPWAEIELFTRSGLGSISVPKAHGGPDVSFETVAEVFRLISAADPALGQIPQNQFGMLQLIRLTATEAQQALIFRSVLDGWRIGNAGPERGTKDTLTLKARITRVGDSYRISGEKFYSTGALFAHWVAVKALDEEGRQRLAFVRRGTPGLRIVDDWSGFGQRTTASGTVLLDQVPVDAELVIDNWRQRDIPNIQGAASQLIQAAIDAGIAEAAIDDAITFVREKSRPWIEANVDRASDDPYVIADIGRLKLELHAAEALLRKAARVLDEVNAAPIDAASAARASIAVAEAKVLTTEISLQASEKLFELAGSRATLAEFNLDRHWRNARVHTLHDPVRWKYHAVGAYHLNGTLPARHSWI, from the coding sequence ATGTCCAGCCAGCCAAATACCCAATTTCACAGCGATCTCGACAGCTCGCCCCTGCTGCTGCCGGCCAAGGTACTGCGCAACGACGCCGAAGCCCTGCAAGCAGCCCGCGAACTGGCCGAGGTTGCCCGCGAGCAAGCCGCCCGCCGCGACCAGCAACGCAAGCTGCCGTGGGCGGAGATCGAGCTGTTTACCCGCAGCGGCCTGGGCAGCATCAGCGTACCCAAGGCCCACGGCGGCCCCGACGTGTCGTTCGAAACCGTCGCCGAAGTGTTCCGCCTGATCAGCGCCGCCGACCCGGCCCTGGGGCAGATCCCGCAGAACCAGTTTGGCATGCTGCAACTGATTCGTCTGACGGCCACCGAGGCGCAACAGGCGCTGATCTTCCGCAGCGTGCTCGACGGTTGGCGCATCGGCAATGCCGGGCCCGAACGCGGCACCAAGGACACGCTCACCCTCAAGGCCCGGATCACCCGCGTCGGCGATAGCTATCGCATCAGCGGCGAAAAGTTCTATTCCACAGGCGCATTGTTCGCCCACTGGGTGGCAGTGAAAGCCCTCGACGAAGAAGGCCGCCAGCGCCTGGCGTTCGTGCGCCGTGGCACTCCGGGGCTGCGCATCGTCGATGACTGGTCCGGGTTCGGCCAGCGCACCACCGCCAGCGGCACTGTACTGCTCGACCAGGTGCCGGTAGACGCGGAGCTGGTAATCGACAACTGGCGCCAGCGTGATATCCCCAACATCCAGGGCGCTGCATCGCAGCTTATCCAGGCGGCGATCGACGCCGGTATTGCCGAAGCGGCAATCGATGACGCGATCACGTTCGTACGCGAAAAGTCCCGCCCGTGGATCGAAGCCAACGTGGACCGCGCCAGCGACGATCCCTATGTGATCGCCGACATCGGCCGGCTGAAGCTTGAGCTACACGCTGCCGAAGCGCTGCTGCGCAAGGCTGCGCGAGTGCTCGATGAGGTCAATGCCGCGCCAATCGATGCAGCCAGCGCGGCACGGGCATCGATTGCGGTGGCCGAGGCCAAGGTACTGACCACCGAAATTTCCCTGCAAGCCAGCGAGAAGCTGTTCGAGCTGGCCGGCAGCCGCGCCACCCTTGCCGAGTTCAACCTCGACCGCCACTGGCGCAATGCCCGGGTGCACACCCTGCACGACCCGGTGCGCTGGAAGTACCACGCGGTGGGCGCGTACCACCTCAACGGCACCCTGCCTGCGCGGCATTCCTGGATCTGA
- the yecS_1 gene encoding L-cystine transport system permease protein YecS (*Name yecS_1) produces the protein MIAESLQLVVDSTPFLLKGAGYTVLLSVGGMFFGLLLGFALALMRLSKVLPLNWLARIYVSFFRGTPLLVQLFVIYFGMPQIGIELDPIPASLIGLSLNMAAYICEILRAAISSIDRGQWEAAASIGMTRVQAMRRAILPQALRTALPPLGNSFISLVKDTALAATIQVPELFRQAQLITARTFEVFTMYVAVAVIYWVLCSILAHFQNRMEARVNQHDQEQ, from the coding sequence ATGATTGCCGAAAGCCTGCAACTCGTTGTCGACTCCACGCCCTTCCTGCTGAAGGGCGCGGGTTATACGGTGCTGCTCAGTGTCGGCGGCATGTTCTTCGGCCTGCTGCTGGGCTTTGCCCTGGCGCTGATGCGGCTGTCGAAGGTTTTGCCGCTGAACTGGCTGGCGCGGATCTACGTGTCGTTCTTCCGCGGCACGCCGCTGCTGGTGCAACTGTTCGTGATCTATTTCGGCATGCCGCAAATCGGCATCGAGCTCGACCCCATCCCGGCTTCGCTGATCGGCCTGTCACTGAACATGGCGGCCTACATCTGTGAAATCCTGCGTGCGGCGATTTCTTCGATCGACCGTGGCCAGTGGGAAGCCGCCGCCAGCATCGGCATGACCCGCGTTCAGGCCATGCGCCGGGCGATCCTGCCACAAGCCTTGCGTACCGCCCTGCCCCCGCTGGGCAACAGCTTCATCTCGCTGGTAAAGGACACCGCCCTGGCGGCGACCATCCAGGTGCCCGAGCTGTTCCGCCAGGCGCAGCTGATTACCGCACGCACCTTCGAAGTGTTCACCATGTACGTGGCGGTGGCGGTTATCTACTGGGTGCTGTGCAGCATCCTCGCGCACTTCCAGAACCGCATGGAAGCGCGGGTCAACCAGCATGACCAGGAGCAATGA
- the fliY_1 gene encoding L-cystine-binding protein FliY (*Name fliY_1) translates to MTISEERKKKYDFSEPYTVSGIQALILKKKAEQLNIKTAQDLAGKKVGVGLGTNYEQWVKQDVPKAEVRTYEDDPSKFADLRNGRIDAILIDRLAALEYAQKAKDTELAGDAFSRLESGVALRKGEPELLDAINKAIDKLKADGTLAKLSEKYFGADVTK, encoded by the coding sequence GTGACCATCTCCGAGGAGCGCAAAAAGAAATACGATTTCTCTGAGCCCTACACCGTTTCGGGTATCCAGGCCCTGATCCTGAAGAAAAAAGCCGAGCAGCTGAACATCAAGACCGCGCAAGACCTGGCCGGCAAGAAAGTCGGCGTAGGCCTGGGCACCAACTACGAACAGTGGGTCAAGCAAGACGTCCCGAAAGCCGAAGTGCGCACCTATGAAGATGACCCGAGCAAGTTCGCCGACCTGCGCAACGGCCGTATCGATGCCATCCTGATCGACCGCCTGGCCGCACTGGAATACGCGCAAAAAGCCAAGGACACCGAACTGGCCGGCGATGCCTTCTCGCGCCTGGAAAGCGGCGTGGCCCTGCGCAAGGGCGAGCCAGAGCTGCTGGATGCCATCAACAAGGCCATCGACAAGCTCAAGGCTGACGGCACGCTGGCCAAGCTCTCCGAAAAATACTTCGGTGCCGATGTCACCAAATGA
- the cysE_1 gene encoding Serine acetyltransferase (*Name cysE_1) has translation MVIGETAIIGERVRIYQAVTLGAKRFPSDESGTLHKGLPRHPIVEDDVVIYAGATVLGRITIGKGSTIGGNVWLTRSVPAESNITQANLQLDCQDKN, from the coding sequence GTGGTCATCGGCGAAACCGCGATCATCGGCGAGCGCGTGCGCATCTACCAGGCGGTGACCCTGGGCGCCAAGCGCTTCCCCAGCGATGAGTCGGGGACCCTGCACAAAGGCCTGCCGCGCCATCCGATTGTCGAAGACGATGTGGTGATCTATGCCGGGGCCACAGTGCTGGGGCGGATCACCATCGGCAAAGGTTCGACCATTGGCGGCAATGTGTGGCTGACCCGCAGTGTGCCGGCCGAGAGCAACATTACCCAGGCCAACTTGCAGCTGGATTGCCAGGACAAGAACTGA
- the dmoA_1 gene encoding Dimethyl-sulfide monooxygenase (*Name dmoA_1): MAKQILLNAFNMNCIGHINHGLWTHPRDTSTQYKSLEYWTSLARLLERGLFDGLFIADIVGTYDIYGQSLDVTLKESIQLPVNDPLLLVSAMAAVTRHLGFGLTANLTYEAPYLFARRLSTLDHLSNGRVGWNIVTGYLDSAARAMGLAQQPEHDRRYDQADEYLQVLYKLLEGSWADDAVVADRKQRVYAQPDKVRKVSHHGEFYNVEGYHLSEPSPQRTPVLFQAGSSQRGLAFAGNHAECVFISGQDKAATRAQVDKVRAAAQAAGRDPQAVKVFMGITVIVAATEQAAQAKYAEYLRHASPEAGVAHFAASTGIDFAAYGLDEPIGFSQGNAIQSATRQLQDNAWTRRRLLEQHALGGRYVTLVGSPEQVAEQLIAWIDETRLDGFNLTRTVTPESFEDFIDLVIPQLQQRGRYKTAYAEGTLREKLFQADHPHLPADHPGSTYRFTPTPAPTGALHHA, translated from the coding sequence ATGGCCAAGCAGATTCTGCTCAATGCCTTCAACATGAACTGCATCGGGCACATCAACCACGGCCTGTGGACCCACCCACGGGACACCTCGACCCAGTACAAGTCCCTGGAGTACTGGACCAGCCTGGCACGCCTGCTGGAGCGCGGCCTGTTCGACGGACTGTTTATCGCCGACATCGTCGGCACCTACGACATCTACGGCCAGTCGCTGGACGTCACCCTCAAAGAGTCGATCCAGCTGCCAGTCAACGACCCGTTGTTGCTGGTTTCGGCCATGGCTGCGGTCACCCGCCACCTGGGTTTCGGCCTTACCGCCAACCTCACCTACGAGGCGCCGTACCTGTTCGCCCGGCGCCTTTCCACCCTCGACCACCTGAGCAATGGCCGGGTGGGCTGGAACATCGTCACCGGCTACCTCGACAGCGCCGCCCGCGCCATGGGCCTGGCGCAGCAACCGGAGCATGACCGCCGCTACGACCAGGCCGACGAATACCTGCAAGTGCTGTACAAGCTGCTGGAAGGCAGCTGGGCCGATGACGCCGTGGTCGCCGACCGCAAGCAGCGCGTGTATGCCCAGCCCGACAAGGTGCGCAAGGTCAGCCACCACGGCGAGTTCTACAACGTCGAGGGCTATCACCTGAGCGAACCCTCGCCGCAACGCACCCCGGTGCTGTTCCAGGCCGGCAGCTCGCAGCGAGGCCTGGCCTTCGCCGGCAACCATGCCGAATGCGTGTTCATCAGTGGCCAGGACAAGGCCGCCACCCGTGCCCAGGTCGACAAGGTACGCGCAGCCGCCCAGGCTGCCGGTCGCGACCCGCAAGCGGTCAAAGTGTTCATGGGCATCACGGTGATCGTCGCCGCCACCGAGCAAGCGGCCCAGGCCAAGTATGCCGAATACCTGCGCCATGCAAGCCCCGAGGCCGGCGTTGCGCACTTCGCCGCCTCCACCGGCATCGATTTTGCGGCGTACGGGCTGGACGAGCCGATCGGCTTCAGCCAGGGCAATGCCATCCAGTCCGCCACGCGCCAGTTGCAGGACAACGCCTGGACCCGTCGGCGCCTGCTTGAACAGCACGCCCTGGGTGGCCGCTACGTCACCCTGGTCGGCTCTCCCGAACAGGTGGCCGAACAGTTGATTGCCTGGATCGACGAAACCCGGCTGGACGGCTTCAACCTGACCCGCACCGTCACCCCGGAAAGCTTCGAGGACTTCATCGACCTGGTCATCCCGCAGTTGCAGCAGCGTGGCCGCTACAAGACTGCCTACGCCGAAGGCACCCTGCGCGAGAAGCTGTTCCAGGCCGACCACCCGCACCTGCCCGCCGATCACCCGGGCTCGACGTACCGCTTTACCCCAACCCCTGCCCCGACTGGAGCCCTGCACCATGCTTGA
- the tcyC_1 gene encoding L-cystine import ATP-binding protein TcyC (*Name tcyC_1), which translates to MIEVKGLTKQFKGQTVLNGIDVTVQPGEVVAIIGPSGSGKTTFLRCLNLLETPDAGHIQIGAISIDANRPLGGQQGAIRRLRQQAGFVFQNFNLFPHRTALENVIEGPVIVKKTPREQAIALGRRLMAKVGLAGKEDAYPRRLSGGQQQRVAIARALAMEPEVILFDEPTSALDPELVGEVLATIRDLAEEKRTMIIVTHEMSFARDVANRVIFFDKGVVVEQGEAKALFAAPKEERTRQFLRKFLGTAASE; encoded by the coding sequence ATGATTGAAGTCAAAGGCCTGACCAAGCAGTTCAAGGGCCAGACCGTGCTCAACGGCATCGACGTGACCGTGCAGCCCGGCGAAGTGGTGGCCATCATCGGCCCCAGCGGCTCGGGCAAGACCACCTTCCTGCGCTGCCTGAACCTGCTGGAAACCCCCGATGCCGGGCACATCCAGATCGGCGCCATCAGCATCGATGCCAACCGTCCGTTGGGTGGCCAGCAGGGTGCAATTCGCCGCTTGCGCCAACAGGCCGGGTTCGTGTTCCAGAACTTCAACCTGTTCCCACACCGCACCGCCCTGGAGAACGTGATCGAGGGGCCGGTGATCGTCAAGAAGACGCCCCGCGAGCAAGCCATTGCGCTGGGTCGGCGCCTGATGGCCAAAGTGGGCCTGGCGGGCAAGGAAGACGCCTACCCACGGCGCCTGTCCGGTGGCCAGCAGCAACGGGTGGCGATCGCCCGCGCCCTGGCCATGGAGCCGGAGGTGATCCTGTTCGACGAACCCACCTCGGCACTGGACCCGGAACTGGTGGGTGAAGTGCTGGCCACCATCCGCGACCTTGCCGAGGAAAAGCGCACCATGATCATCGTCACCCACGAGATGAGTTTTGCCCGGGACGTGGCGAACCGGGTGATCTTCTTCGACAAAGGCGTGGTCGTGGAACAGGGGGAAGCCAAGGCGCTGTTTGCGGCGCCGAAGGAAGAACGTACCCGCCAGTTTTTGCGCAAGTTCCTCGGGACTGCAGCCTCAGAATAA
- the metN_2 gene encoding Methionine import ATP-binding protein MetN (*Name metN_2) gives MSQASALRAPTPQPLPPTVKEQALRPEVNEAHVRFIGLGKTYPGQAQPALQGIDLNIRHGEIFGIIGRSGAGKSSLLRTINRLEQPSQGRVLIDQVDIAPFDEDHLVALRRRIGMIFQHFNLMSAKTVWQNVELPLKVAGVPKAERQRKVRELLELVGLQEKHHVYPAQLSGGQKQRVGIARALVHDPEILLCDEATSALDPETTASILELLRDINQRLGLTIVLITHEMAVIRDICHRVVVLERGEVVEQGEVWRVFGSPRHEVTRTLLAPLQARLPAALQASLRASPVSRDSAVVLKLTLLGEPELSALFNDLGGRVRLLQGGVETIGEHALGQLILSVQHSPHDTHQLLERARRWAEDVEVLGHVV, from the coding sequence ATGAGCCAGGCCAGCGCGCTCAGGGCGCCTACACCACAACCATTGCCGCCAACGGTCAAGGAGCAGGCCCTGCGCCCGGAGGTCAATGAAGCCCATGTGCGCTTCATTGGCCTGGGCAAGACCTACCCTGGCCAGGCACAACCGGCCTTGCAAGGCATCGACCTGAACATCCGCCATGGCGAGATCTTCGGCATCATCGGCCGCAGCGGCGCCGGCAAGTCTTCGCTGCTGCGTACCATCAACCGGCTGGAGCAACCCAGCCAGGGCCGGGTACTGATCGACCAGGTGGACATCGCGCCCTTCGACGAGGACCACCTGGTGGCGCTGCGCCGACGCATCGGCATGATCTTCCAGCACTTCAACCTGATGTCGGCCAAGACCGTGTGGCAAAACGTCGAGCTGCCCTTGAAAGTGGCCGGCGTGCCCAAGGCCGAGCGCCAGCGCAAGGTACGCGAGCTGCTGGAGCTGGTCGGTTTGCAGGAAAAGCACCACGTGTACCCGGCGCAGCTGTCCGGCGGGCAGAAGCAGCGCGTGGGCATTGCCCGGGCACTGGTGCACGACCCCGAGATCCTGCTGTGCGACGAGGCCACCTCGGCGCTGGACCCGGAAACCACCGCCTCGATCCTTGAGCTGCTGCGCGACATCAACCAGCGCCTGGGCCTGACCATCGTGCTGATCACCCACGAAATGGCAGTGATCCGCGACATCTGCCACCGGGTGGTCGTACTGGAGCGTGGCGAAGTGGTCGAGCAAGGCGAGGTCTGGCGGGTGTTCGGCTCTCCACGGCACGAGGTCACCCGCACCCTGCTTGCACCGTTGCAGGCCAGGTTGCCTGCCGCGCTGCAAGCCAGCTTGCGGGCCAGCCCGGTGAGCCGCGACAGCGCTGTGGTGCTGAAGCTGACACTGCTCGGCGAACCCGAACTATCCGCCTTGTTCAACGATCTGGGCGGCCGCGTGCGCCTGCTGCAGGGCGGCGTGGAAACCATTGGCGAGCATGCCTTGGGGCAACTGATCCTGTCGGTGCAACACTCGCCACACGACACCCATCAACTGCTGGAGCGTGCCCGCCGCTGGGCCGAGGACGTGGAGGTACTGGGCCATGTGGTTTGA
- the soxC_1 gene encoding Dibenzothiophene desulfurization enzyme C (*Name soxC_1): MTTNIITSDTEALNVAEDIAQQLRRDSALRDRERRLPHAELELFTRSGLWAISVPKAFGGAGVSNVTLAKVIARIAQADGSLGQIPQNHFYGLEVLRVNGSPEQQQRLYAEVLAGRRFGNALAELGTKTANERTTRLSRDGDGFRINGRKFYSTGAIYAQRIPTSVVDEHGVQQLAFVPADSQGLQVIDDWSGFGQRTTGSGSVVFDNVYVSAADVVPFQSAFERPTPVGPLAQILHAAIDTGIARAAYEDALHFVRTRSRPWVDSGLDKATDDPLTLKSFGHLAIRLHAAEALLERAGEYLDRARDDSTADNVAAASIAVAEARAISTEISLAAGTALFELGGSQATLAEHNLDRHWRNARVHTLHDPVRWKYHAIGNYYLNDANPPRRGTI; this comes from the coding sequence ATGACGACAAATATCATCACCAGCGACACCGAAGCCCTGAACGTCGCCGAAGACATCGCCCAGCAACTGCGCCGCGACAGCGCCCTGCGCGACCGCGAACGCCGCCTGCCCCACGCCGAACTGGAGCTGTTCACCCGCTCCGGCCTGTGGGCCATCAGCGTGCCCAAGGCTTTCGGCGGTGCCGGCGTGTCCAACGTCACCCTGGCCAAGGTCATCGCCCGTATCGCCCAAGCCGACGGTTCGCTGGGGCAGATCCCGCAAAACCATTTCTACGGCCTGGAAGTGCTGCGGGTAAACGGCAGCCCCGAACAGCAACAGCGCCTGTACGCCGAAGTGCTGGCCGGCCGCCGCTTCGGCAATGCCCTGGCCGAGCTGGGTACCAAGACCGCCAACGAACGCACCACCCGCCTGAGCCGTGACGGCGACGGCTTTCGCATCAACGGCCGCAAGTTCTATTCCACCGGCGCCATCTACGCCCAGCGCATTCCTACCTCGGTCGTCGACGAACACGGCGTACAGCAGCTGGCCTTCGTCCCGGCCGACAGCCAGGGCTTGCAGGTGATCGACGACTGGAGCGGCTTTGGTCAGCGCACCACCGGCAGCGGTTCGGTGGTGTTCGACAACGTGTATGTCAGTGCCGCCGACGTGGTGCCGTTCCAGAGCGCCTTCGAGCGCCCCACCCCGGTCGGGCCGCTGGCACAAATACTTCATGCCGCCATCGACACCGGCATCGCCCGCGCGGCCTATGAAGATGCCCTGCACTTCGTGCGCACCCGCAGTCGCCCGTGGGTCGACTCCGGCCTGGACAAGGCCACGGATGACCCTCTGACGCTGAAGAGCTTCGGCCACCTGGCGATCCGCCTGCATGCAGCCGAAGCCCTGCTGGAGCGCGCCGGCGAATACCTCGACCGCGCCCGCGACGACAGCACCGCCGACAACGTGGCCGCCGCCTCCATCGCCGTGGCCGAGGCTCGCGCCATCAGCACCGAGATATCGCTCGCTGCAGGTACCGCGCTGTTCGAGCTGGGTGGCAGCCAGGCCACCTTGGCCGAACACAACCTCGACCGCCACTGGCGCAACGCCCGCGTGCACACCCTGCACGATCCGGTGCGCTGGAAGTACCACGCCATCGGCAACTACTACCTCAACGATGCCAACCCGCCACGCCGGGGGACCATCTGA
- the metI_1 gene encoding D-methionine transport system permease protein MetI (*Name metI_1): MWFDRLLEGLLDTLLMVGVSSLIALLVGVPMAVLLVTSDKGGIFEAPLLNRVLGAFVNLFRSIPFLILMVALIPFTRLVVGTTYGVWAAVVPLTIAATPFFARIAEVSLREVDHGLVEAAQAMGCRRWHIVWHVLLPEALPGIVGGFTITLVTLINSSAMAGAIGAGGLGDIAYRYGYQRFDSQIMLTVIAMLVALVALIQLGGDRLAKGLNKR; this comes from the coding sequence ATGTGGTTTGATCGCCTGCTGGAAGGCTTGCTCGATACCTTGCTGATGGTCGGCGTGTCGTCGCTGATCGCCCTGCTGGTCGGGGTGCCAATGGCGGTACTGCTGGTTACCAGCGACAAGGGCGGAATCTTCGAAGCGCCGCTGCTGAACCGGGTGCTGGGCGCCTTCGTCAACCTGTTCCGCTCGATCCCGTTCCTGATCCTGATGGTCGCGCTGATCCCCTTCACCCGCCTGGTGGTAGGCACCACCTATGGGGTGTGGGCGGCGGTGGTGCCGCTGACCATTGCCGCCACGCCGTTTTTTGCGCGAATTGCCGAGGTCAGCCTGCGCGAAGTCGACCATGGCTTGGTTGAAGCTGCACAGGCCATGGGTTGCCGGCGCTGGCACATCGTCTGGCACGTGCTGTTGCCCGAGGCGCTGCCGGGCATCGTCGGGGGTTTCACCATTACCCTGGTGACCCTGATCAACTCCTCGGCCATGGCCGGGGCGATTGGTGCCGGGGGCTTGGGTGACATTGCTTACCGGTATGGCTATCAGCGCTTCGACAGCCAGATCATGCTGACCGTGATCGCCATGCTGGTGGCGTTGGTGGCGTTGATCCAGCTGGGTGGGGACCGCCTGGCGAAGGGCTTGAACAAGCGTTGA
- the metQ_1 gene encoding D-methionine-binding lipoprotein MetQ (*Name metQ_1), whose translation MLEKLFRPVAAIALTLGLGTSALAAEPLKIGTTSAFAIPLEAAVEEAHKQGLEVKLIEFSDWIAPNVSLNSGDIDVNYFQHIPFLENAKAAAGFNLVPYASGIINNVGLYSKKYKSFADLPEGASVAIANDPINSGRGLQLLAKAGLITLKPGVGYKATEDDIVANPKKLKILQVEAVQLVRAYDDADLVQGYPAYIRLANTFDATSALLFDGLENKEYVIQFVIRPQSKDDPRLAKFVDIYQHSPVVRAALDKAHGKLYQAGWEG comes from the coding sequence ATGCTTGAGAAACTGTTCCGGCCCGTCGCGGCCATTGCCCTTACCTTGGGCCTGGGCACCAGTGCCCTGGCTGCCGAACCGCTGAAGATCGGCACCACATCAGCCTTTGCCATTCCGCTGGAAGCCGCCGTGGAAGAAGCCCACAAACAAGGCCTGGAAGTGAAGCTGATCGAGTTCAGCGACTGGATCGCGCCCAATGTCAGCCTCAACAGCGGCGACATCGACGTGAACTACTTCCAGCACATCCCGTTCCTGGAAAACGCCAAGGCTGCTGCGGGCTTCAACCTGGTGCCTTACGCGTCGGGCATCATCAATAACGTTGGCCTGTACTCGAAAAAATACAAAAGCTTCGCCGACCTGCCTGAAGGCGCCAGCGTCGCAATCGCCAACGACCCGATCAACAGCGGCCGTGGCCTGCAACTGCTGGCCAAGGCCGGGCTGATTACCCTGAAGCCAGGCGTTGGCTACAAGGCCACCGAGGACGATATTGTCGCCAACCCGAAAAAGCTGAAAATCCTTCAGGTCGAGGCCGTTCAGCTGGTACGCGCCTACGATGACGCCGACCTGGTGCAAGGCTACCCAGCCTACATCCGCCTGGCCAACACCTTCGATGCCACCTCGGCGTTGCTGTTCGATGGCCTGGAAAACAAGGAATACGTGATCCAGTTCGTCATCCGCCCGCAAAGCAAGGACGACCCGCGCCTGGCCAAGTTCGTCGACATCTACCAGCACTCGCCGGTGGTGCGTGCAGCGTTGGACAAAGCCCACGGCAAACTCTACCAAGCCGGCTGGGAAGGCTGA